One window of Methanothermobacter tenebrarum genomic DNA carries:
- the cbiQ gene encoding cobalt ECF transporter T component CbiQ, with amino-acid sequence MEDLLSIERETLKESPIHHLDGRIKIIISLIIIVYAVSTSNLLILFIMEAYLLFLLSVSRIPLSYTLKRLFLILPFGGFIALFQLFIRAGDIICTGPLGVHVTMQGLLFGILLFAKITVSITAIILLSSTTPMQELTNSMRRIGIPHTFIMLLSLTIRYLFFFYDELERIKNAQKTRCFDIWNKNTGYSWRLRKIGETIAMIFLRAYEQGEKTYLSMLSRGYSQESQMYHEKTPLKRADILFMTLNIAFIIVLYYIQNFNLV; translated from the coding sequence ATGGAAGATCTTTTAAGCATAGAAAGAGAAACCTTGAAGGAAAGTCCCATCCATCATCTTGATGGGCGCATAAAGATAATAATAAGTCTAATCATAATAGTCTATGCAGTGAGCACCTCAAATCTTTTAATACTCTTTATAATGGAGGCCTATCTCCTATTTTTATTATCAGTTTCTAGGATACCACTATCTTATACATTAAAGAGGCTATTTCTGATCTTACCATTCGGCGGCTTCATAGCCCTATTCCAATTATTCATAAGAGCTGGTGACATCATCTGTACAGGACCCCTTGGAGTTCATGTGACAATGCAAGGACTCCTATTCGGGATACTATTATTTGCAAAGATAACCGTGAGTATAACAGCCATAATATTACTCTCTTCAACAACACCCATGCAGGAACTTACAAATTCAATGAGGAGAATTGGGATACCACATACATTTATCATGCTCCTGAGCCTAACTATAAGGTACCTGTTCTTTTTCTATGATGAACTAGAGAGGATAAAAAACGCCCAGAAGACCAGATGCTTCGATATATGGAACAAGAACACTGGATACTCATGGAGACTAAGAAAGATCGGGGAAACCATTGCAATGATATTCCTACGCGCCTATGAACAAGGCGAAAAAACATACCTAAGTATGCTAAGTCGCGGATACTCCCAAGAAAGCCAAATGTACCATGAAAAAACTCCACTAAAAAGAGCTGACATCCTATTCATGACCCTAAATATAGCCTTCATAATAGTACTCTACTACATCCAAAACTTCAATCTAGTATAA
- a CDS encoding HesA/MoeB/ThiF family protein, translating into MPRRYEGLTYWEIITRQMGFLKKDEQLKLKKGKVAVIGCGGIGGAAVEMLARMGVGSLSLVDKDTFNISNINRQLMSDFHNIGKPKVAVTRERIWKINPFIETKTFNCEINEENAGTIIEGNDVVIDAMDNIIFRVIVSRECRRSKIPFIHGAVHASMGQVTVFGDGTPSYEEVFKLPSKGLRLTSEVKEKLQRLESEIPPVMGPAPNIVGCIESFEALKLLTGKGSVIWAPKLLTFDLLKDDPFKIVEL; encoded by the coding sequence ATGCCGAGAAGATATGAAGGCTTAACCTATTGGGAGATAATAACCAGACAGATGGGTTTTCTGAAAAAAGATGAACAGTTAAAACTAAAGAAAGGTAAGGTTGCAGTAATTGGATGTGGAGGTATCGGTGGCGCCGCTGTTGAAATGCTAGCTAGAATGGGTGTGGGCTCTCTATCCCTTGTGGATAAGGACACATTCAACATATCTAATATTAACAGGCAACTGATGAGCGATTTTCACAATATTGGGAAGCCAAAGGTGGCCGTTACCCGGGAAAGGATATGGAAAATAAACCCCTTCATAGAAACCAAGACCTTTAATTGTGAAATTAATGAGGAGAATGCCGGCACGATCATAGAAGGTAACGATGTTGTGATTGATGCCATGGACAACATCATATTCAGGGTTATAGTTAGTAGGGAGTGTAGAAGATCAAAGATACCATTTATACATGGTGCTGTGCATGCTTCAATGGGCCAAGTGACCGTATTTGGGGATGGGACACCATCCTATGAGGAAGTTTTTAAATTACCCTCAAAGGGTCTTAGATTAACAAGTGAGGTTAAAGAGAAACTCCAGCGTCTAGAAAGTGAGATTCCCCCGGTTATGGGGCCTGCGCCGAATATTGTTGGTTGTATAGAATCATTTGAGGCTTTAAAGCTTTTAACAGGTAAGGGTAGTGTTATATGGGCTCCTAAGCTTTTAACCTTTGACCTTTTAAAGGATGATCCATTTAAGATTGTGGAATTATAG
- the glnA gene encoding type I glutamate--ammonia ligase, with amino-acid sequence MDDKIEKIIEKINECDIKFVRLQFVDIHGAAKNMAIPLMRPDQIEDIIKEGILFDGSSIEGFVDINESDLVVKPEPETFSTLPWRPEEKGVCRFICDVYWPDGKPFEGDPRYVLKRVLSKYEKLGYEYNVGPEPEFFILDYDDNGNIIPLDTGAYFDVEPIDQGTDFRRKLVMDLETLGFDIEVSHHEVAPGQHEIDFKFDNALKTADAVITFKQAIKAIVDKMGYLVTFMPKPFFGENGSGMHCHQSLFKDGKNIFYDPDTPTQLSETAMYFIGGLLEHSRALSAICAPTVNSYKRLVPGYEAPVYIAYGFKNRSTLIRVPASRGKGTRVEFRAPDPSCNPYLAFAAMLEAGMDGVKNKIDPGEPVEFDVFKLSMKEIEEIGIKTLPSSLWEAYHALEEDEVIKSAIGEHIYEKFMEIKHKEWDEYRIQVFKYEIEKYLNI; translated from the coding sequence ATGGACGATAAAATCGAAAAAATCATAGAAAAGATAAACGAATGCGACATAAAATTCGTCAGACTACAATTCGTGGACATACACGGGGCCGCAAAAAACATGGCCATACCCCTCATGAGACCAGACCAAATAGAAGACATAATAAAAGAGGGCATACTATTCGACGGATCCTCAATCGAAGGATTCGTGGATATAAACGAAAGCGACCTCGTGGTAAAACCAGAACCAGAAACATTCTCCACACTACCCTGGAGACCAGAAGAAAAAGGCGTGTGCAGATTCATATGCGACGTATACTGGCCAGATGGAAAACCATTCGAAGGCGATCCAAGATACGTCCTAAAAAGAGTCCTATCAAAATACGAAAAACTAGGATATGAATATAATGTGGGGCCTGAACCAGAATTTTTCATCCTCGACTATGACGATAACGGGAACATAATACCACTTGACACAGGCGCATACTTCGACGTTGAACCAATAGACCAGGGAACAGACTTCAGAAGAAAACTAGTAATGGACCTTGAAACCCTAGGCTTTGACATTGAAGTAAGCCACCACGAAGTGGCCCCAGGACAACACGAGATCGACTTCAAATTCGACAACGCCTTAAAGACTGCTGATGCTGTTATAACATTTAAGCAGGCTATAAAGGCGATAGTGGATAAGATGGGTTACCTTGTAACCTTCATGCCAAAACCATTCTTCGGAGAAAATGGAAGCGGCATGCACTGCCACCAATCACTCTTCAAAGATGGTAAAAACATATTCTATGATCCTGACACCCCCACACAGTTATCAGAGACTGCAATGTACTTTATAGGGGGGCTCCTAGAGCATTCAAGAGCATTATCCGCAATATGCGCACCAACAGTGAACTCATATAAGAGACTAGTCCCAGGGTATGAAGCTCCTGTTTACATTGCCTATGGTTTCAAAAACCGGTCAACACTTATAAGAGTACCCGCATCCCGTGGAAAGGGGACCAGAGTTGAATTCAGAGCACCCGACCCATCCTGCAACCCCTACCTTGCATTCGCCGCAATGTTGGAAGCTGGAATGGACGGTGTGAAAAATAAGATAGACCCTGGAGAACCCGTTGAATTCGACGTATTCAAACTAAGCATGAAAGAAATTGAAGAAATTGGTATAAAAACCCTACCATCAAGTCTATGGGAAGCATACCATGCACTTGAAGAAGACGAAGTCATAAAATCAGCCATCGGAGAACACATCTATGAGAAATTCATGGAAATAAAACATAAAGAATGGGACGAATACAGAATCCAAGTATTCAAATACGAAATAGAAAAATACCTCAACATCTAA